One candidate division WOR-3 bacterium DNA segment encodes these proteins:
- a CDS encoding S8 family serine peptidase, with the protein MSGKNVFVVVIAGLALGCGLSWAALIQPELVSILDSAGPDEKIPVEFFMKEQANALDLDPGLVDMPKPLRRARVAAVLQEFSARTQRGILEALSAKSASGRVEDVRSLWLCNLVSCWATKEVIYELAARPDVELVLYAKVPVELAEMKSLNVPAAVADAIEPNMVVTNVRGAWAQGYHGEGVVIGVVDTGVRYTHDDLKGHLWTSSVYPNCGFNFASNQYSSGHPGPSPYDTLTPLDYYGHGTHCAGIATADGTYGNGTRDTMGIAPAAKVMSVPVDVYLHTPYPDTSMENNTMAGFQFCVSPPRDPTNGADVITTSLGLISNWLPRRAVWRACEVNILAAGIAHCVAAGNESSQRTIRTPGDCPPPWPNPANHPTDKALSAVITVGATDNSDNAASFTSKGPSDWGSVPPYNDYAYPPGLTDPDVCMPGVDILSTYYSGDQSYTRMSGTSMATPGAAGVVCLMLSKNPTLSPREIDSILELHSVKDLGTPGKDNTFGAGRLNCSLAVAHTPFPGPRHDVGMGQVLAPGTKIDPLVPLAPVVTVVNRGTYPEANVVVHCWVDSAGTRVYNQTRTITLLDSAGTDTVTFPNWNVGPGSQTYEVTFWHYHVPDTNRGNDTIRKTTTTRGHDVQTAGMNVGNRVRANQPFAPSVTLKNIGDYTETGFVAYCRVDSSGQPVYSQSAAVDSVPLGGTKTVTFPNWNVGPDSVFYTVRMWHNCGPDQNRLNDTLSKTTMSSASVMRVAIELPSGSVGRNPPNACYALDSLCGVWGWEDSIVAGTDIDEQSELAEYTVVVSGASGSYGDYDHAVYDDALLQWLRGGGGFVGTGWLVYAVYRGAGAGSPMDSAMAVRCTGDYGFLTSGQVRILDTLHPITQGVADFSVYGHGEYANTGLWPDAFSLGDYTSAAGKWSIAYKTVGAGRSVYLGPIYMANFGGYENEPYFTNPNSVRLLKQAIEWAAWGGTVGTSEPGPVQAQARLLNVCPNPATARVTISYSLPGTTPVRLTLYDLAGREVRTLVNSKEPAGLWHATWDRTSDAGVRVPAGVYFVRFEAGGTVQDQKLVVQR; encoded by the coding sequence GTGTCTGGAAAGAACGTGTTTGTGGTCGTGATTGCGGGTCTGGCGCTCGGTTGCGGCTTGTCCTGGGCGGCGCTGATTCAGCCGGAGCTTGTGAGCATACTGGATAGTGCCGGTCCGGATGAGAAGATACCGGTTGAGTTCTTCATGAAGGAACAGGCGAATGCCCTGGACCTTGACCCTGGTCTTGTTGACATGCCGAAGCCGCTGCGTCGGGCAAGGGTTGCGGCGGTGCTACAGGAGTTTTCAGCTCGGACCCAGCGTGGGATTCTTGAGGCATTGTCGGCCAAGTCGGCATCGGGCCGGGTTGAGGATGTGCGGTCTTTGTGGTTGTGCAATTTGGTGAGCTGCTGGGCGACGAAGGAAGTGATCTACGAGCTGGCGGCGCGGCCGGACGTGGAGCTGGTGCTGTATGCGAAGGTGCCGGTGGAGTTGGCTGAGATGAAGAGTCTCAATGTGCCGGCGGCGGTGGCGGATGCGATTGAGCCGAACATGGTGGTAACGAACGTGCGTGGTGCGTGGGCTCAGGGGTATCATGGTGAGGGAGTGGTGATTGGGGTGGTGGACACGGGAGTGCGCTACACGCACGATGACCTGAAGGGGCATCTTTGGACATCGAGTGTGTATCCGAACTGTGGGTTCAACTTTGCTTCGAACCAGTATTCATCTGGTCATCCTGGTCCTTCGCCGTATGATACTTTGACGCCGTTGGACTATTATGGTCATGGTACGCACTGTGCGGGGATAGCGACGGCGGACGGGACGTATGGGAACGGGACGCGGGACACGATGGGGATAGCGCCGGCGGCGAAGGTCATGTCGGTGCCGGTGGACGTGTACTTGCACACGCCGTATCCGGACACGAGCATGGAGAACAACACGATGGCGGGTTTTCAGTTTTGTGTGAGTCCGCCGCGAGACCCGACGAACGGTGCGGATGTGATAACGACGTCGTTGGGGCTGATATCGAACTGGTTGCCGCGGCGAGCGGTATGGCGGGCGTGCGAGGTGAACATATTGGCGGCTGGGATTGCGCACTGTGTTGCGGCTGGGAACGAGTCGAGTCAGCGGACGATAAGGACGCCTGGTGACTGTCCGCCGCCGTGGCCGAATCCGGCGAATCATCCGACGGACAAGGCGTTGTCGGCGGTGATAACGGTGGGTGCGACGGACAACTCGGACAATGCGGCGAGCTTCACATCCAAGGGGCCTTCGGACTGGGGCAGTGTTCCGCCGTACAACGACTATGCGTATCCGCCTGGGCTGACTGACCCGGACGTGTGCATGCCTGGGGTGGACATACTTTCGACGTACTATTCGGGAGATCAGTCGTACACGCGGATGTCGGGGACTTCGATGGCGACGCCTGGTGCGGCTGGGGTGGTGTGTCTGATGTTGTCGAAGAATCCGACGCTTTCTCCGCGGGAGATAGACTCGATCTTGGAGCTGCACTCGGTGAAAGACCTTGGCACGCCGGGGAAGGACAACACGTTTGGAGCGGGTCGGTTGAACTGCTCGCTGGCAGTGGCGCACACGCCGTTTCCTGGACCGCGGCACGATGTTGGGATGGGGCAGGTGTTGGCGCCGGGGACGAAGATCGATCCGCTGGTGCCATTGGCGCCGGTTGTGACGGTGGTGAACCGTGGGACGTATCCTGAGGCGAACGTGGTGGTGCACTGCTGGGTAGATTCAGCCGGGACCAGGGTGTACAACCAGACGCGGACGATAACGTTATTGGACAGTGCGGGCACGGACACGGTGACGTTTCCGAACTGGAACGTGGGGCCTGGTAGTCAGACCTATGAAGTGACGTTCTGGCACTATCATGTGCCGGATACGAACCGGGGCAATGACACGATTCGGAAGACGACAACGACCCGGGGCCATGACGTCCAGACCGCGGGAATGAACGTCGGAAACCGGGTCCGAGCAAATCAGCCGTTTGCACCGTCCGTGACGCTCAAGAACATCGGTGACTACACTGAGACCGGTTTTGTGGCATACTGCCGGGTTGATTCTTCAGGTCAGCCAGTGTACTCGCAGTCGGCCGCAGTGGATAGCGTACCATTGGGCGGAACCAAGACCGTAACGTTTCCGAACTGGAACGTTGGCCCGGATTCGGTGTTCTATACCGTGCGAATGTGGCACAACTGCGGACCAGACCAGAACCGGTTGAACGATACGCTGTCGAAGACAACGATGTCATCAGCCTCGGTCATGCGGGTTGCAATTGAGCTGCCTTCGGGTTCAGTAGGGCGCAATCCACCCAATGCCTGCTATGCACTTGATTCACTCTGTGGAGTCTGGGGATGGGAGGATTCCATCGTCGCCGGCACAGACATTGATGAGCAGTCCGAACTTGCCGAGTACACTGTCGTTGTCAGCGGTGCCTCGGGTTCATACGGCGACTACGACCATGCGGTCTATGATGATGCGCTGCTTCAGTGGCTGCGCGGAGGCGGCGGGTTTGTCGGAACTGGCTGGTTGGTGTATGCGGTTTACCGGGGTGCGGGTGCAGGTTCACCGATGGATTCGGCAATGGCTGTGCGGTGCACGGGCGACTACGGGTTTCTGACCTCAGGCCAGGTGCGGATTCTGGATACACTGCACCCAATAACCCAGGGCGTGGCTGATTTCTCAGTGTACGGGCACGGCGAGTATGCGAACACCGGTCTGTGGCCTGATGCGTTCTCACTTGGCGACTACACGAGCGCGGCCGGCAAGTGGTCAATTGCCTACAAGACAGTTGGCGCGGGTCGGTCGGTGTATCTTGGGCCAATCTACATGGCCAATTTCGGCGGGTACGAGAACGAACCGTACTTCACGAATCCTAACTCGGTGCGGCTGCTGAAGCAGGCAATCGAGTGGGCAGCATGGGGCGGTACGGTCGGCACAAGCGAACCCGGCCCGGTCCAGGCCCAGGCAAGGCTTCTTAATGTTTGTCCAAACCCGGCCACAGCAAGGGTGACAATCAGCTACAGCCTGCCCGGCACGACTCCTGTCCGTTTGACATTGTATGACCTTGCAGGTAGAGAAGTAAGAACGCTTGTCAATTCCAAAGAACCGGCCGGTTTGTGGCATGCGACCTGGGACAGGACTAGTGACGCTGGTGTTCGGGTCCCAGCCGGAGTATATTTTGTTCGGTTTGAGGCTGGTGGCACGGTGCAGGATCAGAAGCTCGTGGTTCAGCGCTAG
- a CDS encoding KH domain-containing protein, with the protein MMKELIEYIAKALVDHPDQVEVKEIAGEKTLIYELRVGQGDIGKVIGKEGRTAKAIRSIITAAAMKVGKRAQLEILE; encoded by the coding sequence ATGATGAAAGAGCTCATCGAGTACATTGCGAAGGCACTAGTTGACCATCCGGACCAGGTAGAGGTAAAGGAAATCGCCGGCGAGAAGACGCTGATTTACGAACTCCGCGTCGGTCAGGGTGACATCGGTAAAGTAATCGGCAAAGAAGGTAGGACCGCAAAGGCGATAAGGTCCATAATTACCGCTGCGGCCATGAAGGTCGGCAAGCGGGCTCAACTGGAGATACTGGAATAG
- the trmD gene encoding tRNA (guanosine(37)-N1)-methyltransferase TrmD: MQIHIVSLFPEYFSGPFGCGPTRVAREKGLLAIAITNPRDFTNDLHRTVDDYPFGGGPGMILMPEPLFRAVESIRRPESRVILLSPRGRLYSQALAREYSRLDHLILICGRYKGVDERVRIGLCDDEVSLGDYILAGGEAAACAIVESVARLLPGAVSDEDSVNTDSFSCGLLDAPYYTRPREFRGMAVPEVLISGDHAAIRRWRRNTALLETARRRPDLLQREALTEAEREFLTAELKKEASHGQEETGN; the protein is encoded by the coding sequence GTGCAGATTCATATTGTATCGCTGTTTCCCGAGTACTTCTCCGGCCCGTTCGGCTGCGGCCCGACCCGAGTTGCGCGGGAAAAAGGGCTGCTCGCCATTGCCATCACCAACCCCCGCGACTTCACCAACGACCTGCACCGGACAGTTGACGACTATCCGTTTGGCGGTGGTCCGGGCATGATTCTCATGCCAGAGCCACTGTTTCGTGCAGTCGAAAGCATCCGTCGGCCCGAGTCTCGGGTCATTCTTCTTTCGCCTCGAGGCCGGCTCTACAGCCAGGCTTTGGCTCGGGAATACAGCCGGCTTGACCATCTCATCCTCATCTGCGGCCGGTACAAAGGTGTGGATGAACGGGTACGCATCGGTCTGTGCGATGACGAAGTGTCGCTCGGCGACTACATTCTGGCCGGTGGTGAGGCCGCGGCCTGTGCGATTGTCGAAAGTGTTGCTCGTCTCCTGCCGGGCGCGGTCAGTGACGAAGACTCGGTGAACACCGACTCCTTCTCATGCGGCCTTTTGGACGCGCCCTATTACACCCGACCGCGGGAGTTTCGCGGCATGGCCGTGCCCGAAGTATTGATCTCGGGCGACCATGCTGCAATCAGGCGGTGGCGCCGCAACACGGCCCTACTGGAGACTGCGCGACGCCGGCCCGACCTGCTCCAGAGAGAAGCACTGACCGAGGCTGAGCGGGAATTCCTTACTGCAGAACTGAAAAAGGAGGCCAGCCATGGCCAAGAAGAAACAGGAAACTGA
- the rplS gene encoding 50S ribosomal protein L19, producing MAKKKQETEKGHEAPKPVELPAIKPGDVVSVHLRIVEGDKERIQAFEGTVISIRGRGTNRTFTVRKLSRGIGVERIFPVTSPAILRVEVKHHSRVRRAKLYYLRGRKGRGALLKETRGEGKSGPPAGEK from the coding sequence ATGGCCAAGAAGAAACAGGAAACTGAAAAGGGACACGAGGCGCCAAAGCCGGTCGAGCTACCCGCAATCAAGCCCGGCGACGTCGTCTCAGTTCACCTCCGCATTGTTGAGGGTGACAAGGAACGCATCCAGGCCTTTGAAGGCACGGTCATCAGCATCCGCGGTAGGGGCACAAACCGGACATTCACGGTTCGGAAGCTGTCGCGTGGCATCGGCGTGGAGCGGATTTTCCCGGTTACCTCACCGGCAATTTTACGCGTTGAGGTCAAGCACCACTCCCGGGTACGCCGGGCAAAACTATACTATCTGCGGGGCAGAAAGGGACGGGGCGCCTTGCTGAAAGAGACCCGGGGTGAGGGTAAATCTGGACCGCCGGCTGGAGAGAAGTAG
- a CDS encoding ribonuclease HII, whose protein sequence is MRVNLDRRLERSSSPLCGVDEVGRGALAGPVVAAAVVMPPRTSIPGVDDSKRLSPARREQLSRAITRQCLTWAIGLASHDTIDRVNIRQASFLAMRRAVQRLSVQPALVLADGWPIPGLALPCRGVVHGDRRSFVIACASILAKVFRDRLMQRLDHVYPGYGLAQHKGYPTEEHLYQLRALGPSPVHRRTFEPVRRHLAGQ, encoded by the coding sequence GTGAGGGTAAATCTGGACCGCCGGCTGGAGAGAAGTAGCTCTCCCCTGTGCGGAGTTGATGAAGTCGGAAGAGGTGCGTTGGCCGGGCCGGTCGTCGCGGCCGCGGTCGTCATGCCGCCGAGAACAAGTATCCCGGGTGTGGACGACTCCAAGCGTCTGTCTCCGGCCCGCCGCGAGCAACTGAGCCGGGCGATAACTAGGCAGTGTCTCACATGGGCCATCGGCCTTGCCAGCCACGATACCATTGACCGCGTAAACATCCGGCAGGCCAGTTTCCTGGCGATGCGCCGGGCAGTGCAGAGACTTTCGGTACAACCTGCGCTCGTGCTGGCTGATGGATGGCCGATTCCAGGCCTTGCCCTGCCCTGCCGGGGCGTAGTCCACGGCGACCGCCGCAGCTTCGTTATCGCCTGTGCCTCGATTCTCGCCAAGGTCTTCCGCGACCGGCTGATGCAACGTCTTGACCACGTCTATCCCGGTTATGGCCTTGCCCAGCACAAAGGTTACCCGACTGAAGAGCACCTGTACCAGCTCAGGGCGCTTGGGCCATCGCCGGTCCACCGCCGTACATTCGAACCAGTACGTCGCCACCTTGCCGGACAATGA
- a CDS encoding YraN family protein: protein MNRSRLGAAGEQIAEQYLKSRGWRVLERNYRTKLGEIDLVCREKGTIVFVEVKTRTSSLYGEGTEAVNYSKQRKLYRLAQEYLGSHRLESADVRFDVLSIMFVSGQPTIKHIPGAF from the coding sequence ATGAATCGAAGCCGTCTCGGCGCTGCAGGCGAACAGATTGCCGAGCAGTATCTGAAATCAAGAGGCTGGAGAGTACTGGAACGCAACTACCGGACTAAGTTGGGCGAAATCGACCTTGTCTGCCGTGAGAAAGGGACTATTGTATTTGTCGAAGTGAAGACCAGGACTTCAAGCCTTTACGGCGAAGGTACCGAAGCGGTGAACTATTCAAAGCAGCGCAAGCTTTACCGACTCGCTCAAGAGTACCTTGGGTCTCACCGGCTCGAGTCCGCTGACGTACGCTTCGACGTGCTGAGCATCATGTTTGTGTCCGGTCAGCCGACCATCAAACACATCCCGGGAGCGTTCTAG
- a CDS encoding YifB family Mg chelatase-like AAA ATPase → MLSTVLSTSVYGVDAFIVSVETDIAQGLPTFTIVGLPDAAVKESQHRVQAAVKNSGFAFPNRRITVNLAPADIRKEGASFDLPVAIGILAAFHGIAPSLCRDYAFLGELSLDGSLRPIKGAVSMALAARQQGLKGLILPRANATEAAMVEGIPVFGLSSLTQTVAFLKGETRVEPTKVDIASLFSQAAVQPIDMNEVQGHEHAKRALEIAAAGGHNVLMIGPPGSGKTMLARRLATILPPLEIEEALEATKIHSVAGTLSSDQPLVATRPFRSPHHNVSEPGIIGGGTFPRPGEVSLAHNGVLFLDELPEFKRDVLEALRQPLEDGSVTIGRAKSTLTFPARFMLVCAMNPCPCGFYGDPHHTCTCTTTKIRRYRSRISGPLLDRIDLHVEVPALKYREMSSRTSGDSSATIAARVAQARKRQRARFAETRKPRPIYANSQMGPRHIRQFCQVSPDSEAFLRLAIERLGLSARAYHRCLKVARTIADLADSDIIDTPHLTEAVQYRTLDRTIW, encoded by the coding sequence GTGCTCTCGACCGTACTTTCGACCTCGGTTTACGGTGTTGATGCCTTCATCGTGTCGGTTGAGACTGACATTGCCCAGGGCCTTCCGACCTTCACCATCGTCGGCCTGCCTGATGCTGCGGTCAAAGAATCTCAACACCGAGTCCAGGCCGCGGTCAAGAACTCGGGCTTTGCATTCCCGAACCGCCGTATCACCGTCAACCTTGCGCCGGCCGACATCCGCAAAGAAGGTGCATCATTTGACCTGCCGGTCGCAATCGGCATTCTGGCTGCGTTTCACGGCATCGCGCCTTCTCTCTGCCGCGACTATGCATTCCTCGGCGAACTTTCTCTTGACGGCTCGCTCCGACCGATCAAAGGTGCGGTCTCGATGGCCCTGGCTGCGAGACAGCAGGGTCTGAAAGGTCTTATTCTACCGCGTGCGAACGCTACTGAGGCGGCAATGGTCGAAGGCATACCGGTCTTCGGCCTATCGTCCCTAACCCAGACTGTCGCATTCCTCAAAGGTGAAACCAGAGTCGAACCTACCAAGGTTGACATTGCATCCCTCTTTTCCCAGGCTGCGGTGCAACCGATTGACATGAACGAAGTCCAGGGTCATGAGCATGCCAAGCGGGCCCTTGAGATTGCTGCGGCTGGCGGACACAACGTCCTCATGATCGGCCCGCCCGGGTCAGGCAAAACTATGCTTGCCCGGCGTCTCGCCACCATCCTGCCACCGCTTGAAATCGAGGAAGCGCTTGAGGCAACAAAGATTCACTCGGTCGCCGGCACGCTCTCTTCAGACCAGCCGCTCGTTGCAACCCGTCCATTCCGCTCGCCCCATCACAACGTGTCCGAACCCGGCATCATCGGCGGCGGCACATTTCCTCGGCCAGGCGAGGTATCTCTTGCCCACAACGGCGTCCTGTTCCTGGACGAGCTCCCCGAGTTCAAACGCGACGTGCTCGAGGCCCTGCGCCAGCCCCTTGAGGACGGCTCAGTAACCATTGGTCGGGCCAAGTCAACCCTGACATTTCCGGCCCGATTCATGCTCGTGTGCGCAATGAACCCTTGCCCGTGCGGATTCTATGGCGACCCGCACCACACCTGCACCTGCACTACGACTAAGATTCGGCGGTATCGGTCCAGGATTTCCGGCCCGCTTCTTGACCGCATTGACCTGCACGTCGAGGTCCCGGCGCTCAAGTACCGCGAGATGTCATCGAGAACTTCGGGCGACAGCTCAGCGACGATTGCGGCCCGGGTCGCACAGGCAAGAAAACGCCAGCGGGCACGCTTCGCTGAGACCCGTAAGCCCCGGCCCATCTACGCCAACTCCCAGATGGGTCCGCGGCACATCCGGCAGTTCTGCCAGGTCAGTCCGGACAGCGAAGCGTTCCTGCGTCTGGCAATCGAGCGGCTCGGACTATCAGCCCGGGCCTATCACCGGTGCCTCAAAGTTGCGCGCACCATTGCCGACCTGGCAGATTCTGATATAATTGATACTCCCCATCTAACAGAAGCAGTCCAGTATCGTACCCTCGACCGGACCATATGGTGA
- a CDS encoding nucleotide sugar dehydrogenase — translation MNQSKRRFLKTGADRKSRNRNPASPAAALKRRITERKARVAVIGIGYVGLPLSIEITRAGFECIGIDLDRNKVDAIRQGQSYIEDVPSTDIREATGTGRFSVTTRYRVLCDCDIVNICVPTPFTPSKDPDVSFIAESGREIAKTLHRGQLVILRSTTYPETTTRVLQPILEATGLRAGKDFYLAFAPERIDPGNKQFTTRNTPVVVGGLSTTCTNLTALFFRQFVDKVFPVSSPSVAEMSKLLENIFRSVNIALVNELALMCERMGGIDIWEVIQAASTKPFGYMPFYPGPGIGGHCILIDPYYLAWKAREYDFHSNFIELAAQTNESMPFNVADRLLEVLGTNGIPASKARLLILGAAFKRDVEDTRHSPAIKVMEILKDKVRKIEYSDPHVPEISLNGCRMRSVSLTPARVRAADCVLILTDHSCFDYDFIFRHSRLILDARNAIKRRNAAKLHTLGLRPTKGKS, via the coding sequence ATGAACCAAAGCAAGCGCAGATTCCTGAAAACCGGTGCCGACCGGAAATCCAGGAACCGGAACCCGGCGTCGCCAGCCGCGGCCTTGAAGCGGCGAATCACCGAAAGAAAGGCCCGGGTTGCGGTCATCGGCATCGGCTATGTCGGCCTGCCACTGTCCATCGAGATTACCCGGGCCGGATTCGAGTGCATCGGCATTGACCTAGACCGTAACAAGGTGGATGCAATTCGCCAGGGCCAGAGCTACATCGAAGACGTACCGTCAACCGACATCCGCGAAGCAACGGGCACTGGACGGTTTTCGGTCACAACCAGATACCGGGTTCTTTGCGACTGCGATATCGTCAATATCTGCGTGCCCACGCCGTTCACCCCATCGAAAGACCCGGACGTGAGCTTCATCGCTGAATCGGGTCGTGAGATTGCGAAAACCCTGCACCGGGGACAGCTCGTCATCCTGCGTAGCACGACCTATCCTGAAACTACAACCCGGGTGCTCCAGCCAATACTCGAAGCAACCGGGCTCAGGGCCGGCAAGGACTTCTACCTCGCGTTTGCGCCGGAGCGGATTGACCCGGGCAACAAACAGTTCACCACCCGCAACACACCGGTCGTAGTCGGCGGACTTTCCACCACCTGCACCAACTTGACCGCGCTATTCTTCCGCCAGTTCGTGGACAAAGTATTCCCGGTCTCCTCTCCTTCGGTGGCCGAGATGTCCAAACTGCTTGAGAACATCTTCCGCAGCGTCAACATCGCACTCGTCAATGAACTTGCGCTAATGTGCGAACGGATGGGTGGGATTGACATCTGGGAAGTCATCCAAGCTGCCTCAACCAAGCCGTTCGGATACATGCCTTTCTACCCTGGCCCAGGAATCGGTGGCCACTGCATCCTGATTGACCCGTACTACCTTGCCTGGAAGGCCCGCGAATACGACTTCCACTCAAACTTCATCGAGCTTGCGGCCCAGACCAACGAGAGCATGCCCTTCAACGTTGCGGACCGCCTGCTTGAAGTACTCGGCACGAACGGCATCCCGGCCTCGAAAGCCCGGCTTCTGATACTCGGCGCCGCGTTCAAGCGCGATGTCGAAGACACCCGACACTCACCGGCGATTAAGGTAATGGAGATTCTCAAGGACAAAGTAAGGAAGATAGAATACTCCGACCCTCATGTGCCGGAGATCAGCCTCAACGGGTGCCGAATGCGCTCGGTGTCATTGACTCCGGCCCGAGTCCGGGCAGCAGACTGTGTGCTCATCCTCACCGACCACTCCTGCTTTGACTACGACTTCATTTTCCGACACAGCCGGCTCATCCTTGATGCCCGCAACGCCATCAAACGCCGGAATGCGGCCAAGCTTCATACCCTTGGCCTGCGCCCGACAAAAGGGAAGTCCTGA